The Epinephelus lanceolatus isolate andai-2023 chromosome 14, ASM4190304v1, whole genome shotgun sequence genome has a window encoding:
- the dcbld2 gene encoding discoidin, CUB and LCCL domain-containing protein 2 isoform X1 — protein MGRAVMVGRGPTGAGVLVLSILIILTTEGCGAQKGDGCGPSVLGPSSGTLSSLGYPGTYPNNTVCEWEIGVPRGKRIHFRFAELDIEDSDCQVNYLRLYNGIGPDRSEIVKYCGLGLKVKELIESTGNQVTVQFMSGTHHTGHGFYLSYSTTEHTDLITCLDKGTDFPEAEFSKYCPAGCLTSTEDISGTIPNGYRESSPVCVAAVHAGVVSNAVGGRISVVSSKGIPHYEATVANNVTSTGGTLSNSLFTFRTNGCYGTLGLESSVVADTQLSASSVWEWNNIIGQHSVWAPSGARLKKAGLPWASFQNDQHQWLQVDLKREKRITGIITTGSTLRAYQYYVSAYRILYSNNGKQWHIYREANSTQDKIFQGNINYLHEVRNNFIPPIEARFVRINPTQWHQRIAIKLELLGCQLPAGRQRWLICTSTKKIFKFQINPKFSVLNYISTARPRTRMVPPSRHIPPPAGTKRPPHLGQTTHTPDIRNTTMPPLTGKDVALAAVLVPVLVMVLTALILIVVCAWHWRNRKKSSEGTYDLPHWDRTDWWKSMKQLLPSKMVETEDSVRYSSSEVGRLTGRGAVPRLHAEPAEYAQPLVSGVTTLGARSTFKPDEGPDPGYSDPDLYDAPISPDVYHAYAEPLPASGSEYATPIVVDMGCHPSGGSTLNQPSTVCSFMGAGPASLLTRTDSSHSGRSAYDTPKNATGQVTPTEDLTYQVPQSSTQKPMGKS, from the exons ATGGGCAGAGCGGTAATGGTGGGCAGGGGACCGACAGGGGCCGGGGTTCTCGTCCTGTCGATTCTCATCATCCTCACCACGGAGGGCTGCGGAGCACAGAAAG GTGATGGCTGTGGCCCCAGTGTACTTGGCCCCAGCAGTGGGACTCTGTCCTCTCTGGGTTACCCGGGGACATACCCGAACAACACGGTGTGTGAGTGGGAGATCGGCGTGCCCCGCGGCAAGAGGATCCACTTCCGCTTCGCCGAGCTGGACATAGAAGACAGCGACTGCCAGGTCAACTACCTCCGCCTCTACAACGGCATCGGACCCGATAGGAGTGAGATTG TGAAGTACTGCGGTTTGGGTCTGAAGGTCAAAGAGCTGATTGAGTCCACTGGCAACCAGGTCACTGTCCAGTTCATGAGTGGGACCCACCACACCGGACATGGATTCTACCTGTCTTACTCCACCACCGAACACACAG ATTTAATCACCTGCCTGGACAAAGGGACTGATTTCCCCGAGGCAGAGTTCAG TAAATACTGTCCAGCAGGCTGCCTGACATCCACTGAGGACATTTCTGGAACTATACCTAATGGATACAGAGAG TCGTCGCCTGTCTGTGTGGCAGCCGTCCATGCAGGTGTGGTGTCCAACGCTGTGGGAGGGAGGATCAGCGTGGTCAGCAGCAAAGGCATCCCTCACTACGAGGCCACAGTGGCTAACAACGTCACTTCCACTGG AGGAACTTTGTCCAACAGCCTCTTCACCTTCAGGACCAACG GCTGCTACGGGACGCTGGGTTTAGAGTCTAGTGTTGTTGCGGACACTCAGCTGTCTGCTTCGTCCGTGTGGGAGTGGAACAACATCATCGGTCAGCACAGTGTGTGGGCGCCATCAGGGGCACGGCTCAAGAAGGCGGGGCTGCCCTGGGCGTCTTTTCAGAATGAccagcatcagtggctgcaggtCGATCTCAAAAGGGAGAAGAGGATCACAG GTATCATCACAACTGGCTCCACCTTAAGAGCATACCAGTACTATGTTTCAGCATACCGGATCCTGTACAGTAACAATGGCAAGCAGTGGCACATCTACAGGGAAGCAAACTCTACACAAGACAAG ATTTTCCAAGGCAACATCAACTACCTGCACGAGGTGAGGAATAATTTCATTCCTCCGATCGAGGCGCGGTTTGTGAGGATAAATCCGACCCAATGGCACCAGAGAATCGCGATCAAGTTGGAGCTGCTTGGCTGCCAGTTACCTGCAGGTAGGCAGAGGTGGTTGATTTGTACATCAACAAAGAAAATTTTTAAGTTCCAAATCAATCCTAAATTTTCTGTCCTGAATTATATTTCGACAGCGAGGCCGAGGACGAGGATGGTGCCACCTTCTCGTCATATTCCACCTCCTGCGGGTACAAAACGCCCACCTCACCTTGGCCAAACCACGCACACCCCAGACATCAGAAACACCACTATGCCTCCTCTCACCGGCAAAG ATGTGGCTCTAGCAGCAGTCCTGGTGCCTGTCTTGGTCATGGTTCTGACTGCTCTCATCCTGATCGTGGTTTGTGCATGGCACTGGAGGAACAG GAAAAAGAGCTCAGAAGGAACATATGATCTTCCTCACTGGGACCGCACAG ACTGGTGGAAAAGCATGAAGCAGCTGTTGCCTTCCAAGATGGTGGAGACGGAGGACTCAGTTCGGTACAGCAGCAGTGAGGTGGGCCGGCTGACGGGGAGAGGCGCAGTACCAAGACTTCATGCTGAACCTGCAG AATATGCTCAGCCCCTGGTGAGTGGCGTTACAACACTAGGTGCCCGGTCAACCTTTAAACCAGACGAGGGACCCGACCCAGGATACTCAGACCCCGACCTGTACGACGCTCCCATCTCACCCGATGTGTACCATGCCTACGCAGAACCCTTACCAGCCTCGGGATCTGAATACGCCACACCCATCGTGGTCGATATGGGTTGCCACCCATCAGGGGGCTCCACTTTGAACCAGCCCTCCACAGTGTGCAGTTTCATGGGCGCCGGGCCAGCCTCCCTGCTCACACGGACAGACAGCAGCCATTCGGGGAGGTCGGCTTACGACACACCCAAGAATGCCACTGGACAGGTCACACCCACTGAGGATCTGACCTATCAGGTACCTCAGAGTAGCACTCAGAAGCCAATGGGAAAGAGCTGA
- the dcbld2 gene encoding discoidin, CUB and LCCL domain-containing protein 2 isoform X2, which produces MGRAVMVGRGPTGAGVLVLSILIILTTEGCGAQKGDGCGPSVLGPSSGTLSSLGYPGTYPNNTVCEWEIGVPRGKRIHFRFAELDIEDSDCQVNYLRLYNGIGPDRSEIVKYCGLGLKVKELIESTGNQVTVQFMSGTHHTGHGFYLSYSTTEHTDLITCLDKGTDFPEAEFSKYCPAGCLTSTEDISGTIPNGYRESSPVCVAAVHAGVVSNAVGGRISVVSSKGIPHYEATVANNVTSTGGTLSNSLFTFRTNGCYGTLGLESSVVADTQLSASSVWEWNNIIGQHSVWAPSGARLKKAGLPWASFQNDQHQWLQVDLKREKRITGIITTGSTLRAYQYYVSAYRILYSNNGKQWHIYREANSTQDKIFQGNINYLHEVRNNFIPPIEARFVRINPTQWHQRIAIKLELLGCQLPAARPRTRMVPPSRHIPPPAGTKRPPHLGQTTHTPDIRNTTMPPLTGKDVALAAVLVPVLVMVLTALILIVVCAWHWRNRKKSSEGTYDLPHWDRTDWWKSMKQLLPSKMVETEDSVRYSSSEVGRLTGRGAVPRLHAEPAEYAQPLVSGVTTLGARSTFKPDEGPDPGYSDPDLYDAPISPDVYHAYAEPLPASGSEYATPIVVDMGCHPSGGSTLNQPSTVCSFMGAGPASLLTRTDSSHSGRSAYDTPKNATGQVTPTEDLTYQVPQSSTQKPMGKS; this is translated from the exons ATGGGCAGAGCGGTAATGGTGGGCAGGGGACCGACAGGGGCCGGGGTTCTCGTCCTGTCGATTCTCATCATCCTCACCACGGAGGGCTGCGGAGCACAGAAAG GTGATGGCTGTGGCCCCAGTGTACTTGGCCCCAGCAGTGGGACTCTGTCCTCTCTGGGTTACCCGGGGACATACCCGAACAACACGGTGTGTGAGTGGGAGATCGGCGTGCCCCGCGGCAAGAGGATCCACTTCCGCTTCGCCGAGCTGGACATAGAAGACAGCGACTGCCAGGTCAACTACCTCCGCCTCTACAACGGCATCGGACCCGATAGGAGTGAGATTG TGAAGTACTGCGGTTTGGGTCTGAAGGTCAAAGAGCTGATTGAGTCCACTGGCAACCAGGTCACTGTCCAGTTCATGAGTGGGACCCACCACACCGGACATGGATTCTACCTGTCTTACTCCACCACCGAACACACAG ATTTAATCACCTGCCTGGACAAAGGGACTGATTTCCCCGAGGCAGAGTTCAG TAAATACTGTCCAGCAGGCTGCCTGACATCCACTGAGGACATTTCTGGAACTATACCTAATGGATACAGAGAG TCGTCGCCTGTCTGTGTGGCAGCCGTCCATGCAGGTGTGGTGTCCAACGCTGTGGGAGGGAGGATCAGCGTGGTCAGCAGCAAAGGCATCCCTCACTACGAGGCCACAGTGGCTAACAACGTCACTTCCACTGG AGGAACTTTGTCCAACAGCCTCTTCACCTTCAGGACCAACG GCTGCTACGGGACGCTGGGTTTAGAGTCTAGTGTTGTTGCGGACACTCAGCTGTCTGCTTCGTCCGTGTGGGAGTGGAACAACATCATCGGTCAGCACAGTGTGTGGGCGCCATCAGGGGCACGGCTCAAGAAGGCGGGGCTGCCCTGGGCGTCTTTTCAGAATGAccagcatcagtggctgcaggtCGATCTCAAAAGGGAGAAGAGGATCACAG GTATCATCACAACTGGCTCCACCTTAAGAGCATACCAGTACTATGTTTCAGCATACCGGATCCTGTACAGTAACAATGGCAAGCAGTGGCACATCTACAGGGAAGCAAACTCTACACAAGACAAG ATTTTCCAAGGCAACATCAACTACCTGCACGAGGTGAGGAATAATTTCATTCCTCCGATCGAGGCGCGGTTTGTGAGGATAAATCCGACCCAATGGCACCAGAGAATCGCGATCAAGTTGGAGCTGCTTGGCTGCCAGTTACCTGCAG CGAGGCCGAGGACGAGGATGGTGCCACCTTCTCGTCATATTCCACCTCCTGCGGGTACAAAACGCCCACCTCACCTTGGCCAAACCACGCACACCCCAGACATCAGAAACACCACTATGCCTCCTCTCACCGGCAAAG ATGTGGCTCTAGCAGCAGTCCTGGTGCCTGTCTTGGTCATGGTTCTGACTGCTCTCATCCTGATCGTGGTTTGTGCATGGCACTGGAGGAACAG GAAAAAGAGCTCAGAAGGAACATATGATCTTCCTCACTGGGACCGCACAG ACTGGTGGAAAAGCATGAAGCAGCTGTTGCCTTCCAAGATGGTGGAGACGGAGGACTCAGTTCGGTACAGCAGCAGTGAGGTGGGCCGGCTGACGGGGAGAGGCGCAGTACCAAGACTTCATGCTGAACCTGCAG AATATGCTCAGCCCCTGGTGAGTGGCGTTACAACACTAGGTGCCCGGTCAACCTTTAAACCAGACGAGGGACCCGACCCAGGATACTCAGACCCCGACCTGTACGACGCTCCCATCTCACCCGATGTGTACCATGCCTACGCAGAACCCTTACCAGCCTCGGGATCTGAATACGCCACACCCATCGTGGTCGATATGGGTTGCCACCCATCAGGGGGCTCCACTTTGAACCAGCCCTCCACAGTGTGCAGTTTCATGGGCGCCGGGCCAGCCTCCCTGCTCACACGGACAGACAGCAGCCATTCGGGGAGGTCGGCTTACGACACACCCAAGAATGCCACTGGACAGGTCACACCCACTGAGGATCTGACCTATCAGGTACCTCAGAGTAGCACTCAGAAGCCAATGGGAAAGAGCTGA